CATACGTCAGACGATCGGCGTTCGCAAAAGTGATTCTTAGAGAAAGAGAGTTTTAGATCAATTCTGATTGTGTTGCAGTAAAATAGTGAACCGATTCAACTCAACCATATCAATTATAATTTACTAACACCTTATAGGTAGTATTTCAAAATGTCATAAGTTTCCATCATTTCGTTTCAACTATTTTCCTCGTTGAAACTCGATGAGAATCAAGTGCAAATTGACCAGCTaaaagcctttttttttttaaaaaacactCTACATGTTGGGATATTTTGACAAAGCCATCCCACCACATCCTAAAAACTAACCAGCTAACCACCTCTAACTGTTTACAGTTGTTAGCCTTATTGGACAAAGCTCTGGCTCCCTATAAAATTTAAAgtttataagataaaataaaatagtttatatatatttaataaaataaaaacaagacaTCTCGATTAAATACTTTTAATCTCTTTACAgttctagctctaaaaatttataaaactagAAATCTAGCCAATGACAGACACACTAAAGAACAAgaatatacatatgtatactcAAAATTTTGTGAGTTAAATTTTCTAGTAGATAGTAGTCCACGCGTCAACACTTTATGGCTAGATGGAGTAGGCAGTAGGTAAATTGGTCTTGTTTGTCTGATATAGTAGATATTCATATTCTATTTGTCTGTGTATGCTTGTTTAGAATCACATTTAATGTTTTATATTGTATATGTAATTTATTCTGATATTTGAATTGACCATATGTGTTAGTTACTGATTTAGGCTCTTATCAAATTGCGAGCATCCACAGTTACGCAAATATTAAGTACTGCTAAATGTAGACGCAAAGAATGTAGAAAGATATTGCGAGGAAGATTGATGTAAAGTGGATTATTGTCATCAACCAAAGCTATCTATATTGCAATTATCATTTTCATCTAACCAGTTACATGGAATATGAGTTTCTTTTCTCAAGCTGGTGCGAATTCTGGTAATAAGGAGGATGAGTTGGATGACGGGTTTTCTAATCTGAAGATTTAATATGGAGTTGATAAAACTGATACAGAATTAACATATGAAGATATTTATGATGAGAATGCTATTGAAGAATCTCCGACAGCGACAGCTACGAAAGTGACACATAAAAACTCCGACTCCCGCTCTCTCTCCCTATCAGTACTTCAAACAGATGTGGTTATCTATAACGTCCATATTAATCATTCAAACAGATGTGATTATCTGTAACGTGCCTCCAAATTAAAAATACTGAGCTCGCCATTAAATCCAGCTTCAAAATTTGTTCGCAAAGCTGTACCAAACATGCCCGAATACTGATTTGGTCCTGACTCAATCCAACTTCCGAGTCCCGGTCACCTTCTCGAATCTCGAGGCGCCCCGAAGTCGCCGCGGTCTCCTCGTCGCTTCCGAAACACAAACACTGCACCCCGAGCGGGCCGACGGTCAAACaaaccgccgccgcccccgcccgcGGCGAAACGCTTCTTCCGCGCACCAACCCGCGCTGCCACTGACCGGCGGGGCCCGGAGGACCCACCTGGCAGCAAGCTGTAATCTCCCGCGCGTCGGCGTCGTTGACCAGACCCCCGGCCCGGTCGTCGGTCTCGACCGCCTCACCCTCTTCCTCTCCCCGCACACGGTTTCCACAACAGCTGGGCGCCCAACCATCACAAAGATCCCATCAAATCAAAAAGGGACTTCTTCAGAAAGATAATTCCTCCTCACCGTTTCCGTCCAAGTGTTTGCCCGCGGGTTCGTGCCTGGATTAGGTGGACGCCGAGGCGGCGTGAGCATCGCTGGCTGCGTCGATCGGAGTCCGGCGCTCGAGCCTTTCTCCGGTGAGTAGTTGCGTTCCTGGAGCTCTAGGACCTCCGGCTCCGTGGTTTGTTGCAGCCTTGAATGTTTGCTGCGTGGTCAGATTGCTGTCTCCCTTGTTGGTGGGGTGCGGACTGGTCTAGAATAGCTTTAGACAAAATTCTATTTTTGTTCCCTTAACTATAGAGTTGGTTTAATTTTCATCTTTCAACTCTAATATTACAAACCTTCGTCCACTAACATTTAAAATCGTTTGGAACTCGTCTCTTAATCTATTTCAAAGTGGTTTTGCAAGTATGGCGCTGCTGACTTACATTTCACTTGGTCTGATCATGCTAACTTAGCCTCTCCTGCATTAGGGTCCACCTgtcagcatcttcttcttctccattcCACCTTCTGTCTCCTCACACTCGTGGCCGCCGTGATGCCATGGCTCCGCTCATCCCGTGACTCATGTCGGCCACACTGCAGTGAGTGCGTGACCTGGCCTCCTCCGTGCACACCACACTCATCGACACGTTGCTCCACGAGCAGGACTGGTGTGCCCACCAACAACCTCGTCGACTACCTCTTGGCCCTCCCGCTCCTCCGCGATGCGCGGAGGTCGAGCGAGCGGTGGCGAGGGCTCGGGCTAATGGTGGAGATGGCGCTCCGACGGATCTCGGTCCAAAACAGCGAGTGCATGAGCATCGCCTTGATGCGGTAAGTTAATTTCTAAGGCTTGCCGGCGGTGGAGTGGCTTAGGTGGAGCTACCCACGGTggcgggaggggagggagaaggggcTACGAGGCGGCGACGCTACGGTGCATCTTCAGCCAAACCAAAGGGCGCACGAGCATCGCCTCGATGCGGGGAGTGAAACCCCTCATCGAGGTGAGCTGGACCTCGCCCCGGTTGGACTGGTGACTGTCGTCGGGCCTCGAAGTGGAGGAGCTCCGGTGGGGTGGCGGCGCGACGGCTAAATGGCCAAATTGGAGcggggagaagaaggaggaggtcgAGGCGGAGCTCGTGGTGAAGTAGCTCACTGAGATTTGACCGGGCCGAGGAGAACGGTGACGAGGCACACCGGCGGGACGAAGCAGGGGAGAGCGGGCCGGCGCACCCACAAGGTGTTCGACGCACACAAGGTGTTCCGCGAAAGCTTTGTCGTCAGGGAGATCGATCGAGAGGAGACACGAAGCCGAAACCCTGCTGCGTTTCATCGCCGTGCGTGCAATTTCTCCATCGATCGTGTTCATCGAGCCTCGCCGATGGGAAGCTTTGCTGATCGAAGCCTAACCTCTGAGTTGTCCCTTCCGCACCATGTCCTGCGGTCGCTGCCCGCCGAGCCCATTCGCCGTGCGCATCCCTAGAGCTGCTAGCCACTGCCCATGGAAGATTAGCTAGGTGCAGATGCCGCCTGTCATCCCTGTTGTGGGCCGTCGCCCACCATGGACGATCGAAGATTGGCCGGAGGCTCCGCCGCATTGAAGTCCTACTGTGTGGAAGATTCGCCACACCGCCGCCCCATGGCCGCACCGCCTCTCTTGCAGGTTGCCGCCCTCGAGCCCGCGCCGTCCTTGCTGTCACACGAGTCCGCACGCCCCTGCTGCTGCTTGCAGTGGAGGAGGCATGGAGAACCCGGCCTGGAAGCGCTGACGTGGTAGCCACACATGGGCTTCTTTATCCGACATGGCGCACCCAGTTACCGTGCCTTTCCACATTAGATCGGATTTAGATACGCCACGTGTGCAAAACCACCATAAAACGGCCCGAGGGATGGATAGCGAACGGTTTTAGAAGTTGGAGGACTTAAGATTTCTGGTTTTTGAGATGAATGATGATTTTTAAACCAACTCGATAGTTGAGAGAACaaaaatggactttttccttaGCTTTATTGCATATTGATTGTTAGTATTGTGCTCTTGTGACATCTCTTGTGTGAAGTCTCTGTAGGATTGCAGCATGCTGTGGTTGGTTCTGGAACCAAGCAGTGTTATTTCTGATGCGGGCTATTTTTTAGATTGCGGATTAGACCTCCTGAAACAGTAGTTTTGCTCTAACAGCTAGGGATGCCATGCTTGGTAGGTACTATATGCCTTTTGAAAAAATCGTGTCTGCTTCTCTTAGTTGCTTGTTCTGGGGCATGTTCAACCATCGGCTGACAGATGGCTAAATTTGGCTCTCTTCTTTGTCTGAATCGCTCCATCCAAATTACCTGCCTATGTTGCAATGATTTGAAGTACCTGTCTGGACCTTACTGATTATCGACGACCACATAAGCTATTTTGTTTTGCTGTCTTGTCACATTCATTACCCTGTAAGGTGGTTACTATGATTATGTAGAACAGCCCTAATTGTACTCTGTGATATGAATGGGAGTGTCTAAGTTTCATGTGACTGTTTTTGGTAATCTTTCAATCACCTTTCTcaaccattagatcaacatcaGACAACTCACATGTGTTATTTCTATATGTGGAGTTAAAGGTTAAGTTGTGATCAATGTTAGGTGATTGAAGATAAGAACTTTCAGGTGattgaaaatttgcaaaactataAATACATGATTTGAGGCTTGTGTCAAAAAAAAGGGAGGTTTTGTTAGCCTGTTAGGAGATAACACGTTCATACTGTTGGGCAAATTAATAGGAAAAAATAGTAGGGCCATTTACAATTAAACTATTCTATTCCTAGATGGAAATATTGTTCTACTCACGTTATTTTATCCTTTCGTTTACACGTGTGCGCATAAgcaatttttttgtttcctgaTCAAATGCCGGTATTGTGCATACTCTGATGATAGAACCATGCCAATTAATTGCCAGCTCATATTGTACCAGTGTAGCGTACTAGCCTCCGTACTGATACTATCACGTATCCAGTAGCTAATTTGTTTGTCATTCATTCCAAATTGTTAAACTGAATGCTTTGTTATTTTTGCTGTTTGGGAAGGTGGACAACGCTTACTCAGACAATCAGATAATACAGTTTTTCTATGCATAATGTGCTCATGTAAGACATCAAGTACAAATGAAGCACACCGCTGTCCTTTGTTGGAGGATTGAAGACAGATAGCGCTATGGTAGCTGCTACAACTGCGGCAATGTTTATTGTGTGTTACGAGTCCCTCTGCCCCTGTTTTGGCTCAAAAAGGAAGGATGGAAGTGAAGATCCTGTTCTTGAAAGACATTCAAATTCTTGTAAGTTAATAAACGACATTTCACTGATGGGTGATGAAACCTGTCAACACAGCGAAGCAttgtctaacttttttttttatcggaCAACCTGTTTGTTGGGATGAAGTTGGATAGTAGTAACCAGGAATATGCTTGTAACTTCCTTCTGGTGGTCCAAACACTCACCATCAATTGTGACGTATTGCTTTTATTTCTTTCAGTGAATTCTTCTGAACTGAGGTCGATTTCTGATAGAATTCCTGCAAGCCCATTTCGAGTACCTGCAAGTCCATCTAGATTTTCATTGTCTTCGCTGCCAAGCAGAAATGATCCATTAAACCTCAGTCTTGAACATGTTGTCAAACTGACACATAACTTCTCGCCAACCTTGATGATTGGTGAAGGTTATTTTGGAAAGGTCTACAGAGCTGAGCTGCAAGATAGCCATGTCGTGGCTATTAAAAGGGCAAAAAAGGTAATTTATTTTGTTTGGGCAACTATACTAGCAACTTTTCTAGCTACAGTGATTTAACTTTAGTTCATATGATGCCTAGTTTGGCTGGACGCCTCATGAGTTTTGAAGATTCTATTTGCATTGAGCCTTATTTGGACTGTTTGTTGAGCTTATTTTCCACACTTTTATTTCTACACTTGCAGTTGCACACTCGCACTCTCTCGCACATGCATATGCAATGCATTGAGGTGGAATCAAGAATGAGCTATAGAGTGGCTAATCCAGGTTTAGGTAGAGGGTAAACCTATTATTTGATCCATATTTATAGACCAATAAAAGAATATATGGGTGATGGATCGATGAACTATGCACTCATATTTCATTCTTCATTCCAGCAATGGAGGATAAGTGTTATATGCTGACCTCTGTATTCTGTATGCTTCTTCATTAGCTAGTCAGCATTGTGTACTTTTGCTTCTATTTGCACTTGCAATTGTCTTGTAAGTGAAACATTGCAGTATGAATTGTGGTTTTGATATGGTTTCTTTTTGCAGGAACATTTTGTCTCTTTACGTGCTGAATTCAGCAATGAAATtgcactactaaaaaaaattgaacatagGAACTTGGTCCAATTACTTGGTTATATTGACAAAGGCAATGAACGAATTATCATAACTGAGTACGTATCAAATGGCAATCTTAGGGAGCATTTGGATGGTAAGCTGCAAACCAGATTGTTAGTTTGTTTTATTCCTTCCAAAAATGATTGGTCCAATATTTGAAATCATCTTTCAGGTCAACATGGTCTGGTTTTGGGATTTAATCAGCGGCTTGAAATAGCCATAGATGTTGCACACGGATTGACTTATTTGCATCTGTATGCAGGTACACTTTGCCTACATGTTTCCATTCGTTAAGCATCAAGCAATTTAGCTAAAACCACCTAGATGTTCTAGATGTTCTTCTATCTTTTTCAATCCAAGTCATGCACTTGTACTATTACCTCCGTTTTCAAATAGATGTCGTTCTAGAATACGTATTgtcaaattttagaaactttgatcactaatatacacaaaactattagGATTTGGCACATGAAAATGATAGTAATGAATTTGTCATAGAAAAATACTTcgatattatctattttttatcaacttttactaAGAGGTAGTTGTCAAAAGTAATGAAAAATATGCTTGTTAGAGACCATATCGATATCCTAAACAACAAGTAAAAGAGAACGGATGTAGTACTTTACAGCTGCAGTAAGGAAAGCTCAGCAAACCATTATTCTTAGGGCACTTTTTCAAAGAGAGCTTCCCTTTGCCACTAAGGCCTGTTTGGATAGGGGGATTGGGATCCAAGTCCTTAGGGTTTAGCTCGAATTTGAACTAAATCCAAAAAATGCTAGAGCACCCTATTTAAACATGCAGTAAGGAGTTGTGACCAGATTTGTATCTGACCCAAGTTTTTTTATCTTCGATGTAATGCAGCATGTGAACTAACCTTATGGATATGCAACTTTCTCTTCAATAAAGATCAGCTTTTGTAACACATTTATGTTCTTCAGTATTTTAGTGATGATGTGGCATGCATCCAGATAACaggaaaaaattattttgttcatTCCTATTTGCATTctgcatatattttttcttaattcgTAGTCTAATACTATTCTCTTCTGCTTTTAGAGAAGCCCATAATACACAGGGATGTGAAGTCATCAAACATTTTACTAACTGAGGGCTTCAGGGCCAAAGTGGCGGACTTTGGATTAGCAAGAACAGGTCCTACCGAGCCAGACCAGTCACAGATTGAGACTGGTGTGAGAGGAACAGCTGGCTATGTTGATCCAGAGTATCTGAGGACAAACCATCTGACAATCAAGAGCgatgtgttctcttatggtATTTTGCTCCTGGAAATCCTTTCAGGCCGTCGTCCTATTGAGGTCAGGAGGGGTTCAAGAGAGAGGATTACAGTAAGATGGGTATGTATTCGCTACCCTTCTCATGTAGTCATACCAATGCAGCCTTTGATTTTCTTTCTAATGTCTATCAGAATTGCTTTAGTGTTATCAACAAATTGCTGTGTAGGATAAGGTTCCTGTAGTTCATATATAGTGATATTTCCATGATACAAAGATCTTAAGTCTGAACACTAGTTATAAATCGAAAATAGATTGCAAACAAATTAGTCTGAACATGGAGTACTCGTATTTTCTGTGATTTGTTTCGGTCAATTTGTCATTCACTCATGTCTGTGCCTTT
This genomic window from Phragmites australis chromosome 7, lpPhrAust1.1, whole genome shotgun sequence contains:
- the LOC133924534 gene encoding calmodulin-binding receptor-like cytoplasmic kinase 3; the protein is MVAATTAAMFIVCYESLCPCFGSKRKDGSEDPVLERHSNSLNSSELRSISDRIPASPFRVPASPSRFSLSSLPSRNDPLNLSLEHVVKLTHNFSPTLMIGEGYFGKVYRAELQDSHVVAIKRAKKEHFVSLRAEFSNEIALLKKIEHRNLVQLLGYIDKGNERIIITEYVSNGNLREHLDGQHGLVLGFNQRLEIAIDVAHGLTYLHLYAEKPIIHRDVKSSNILLTEGFRAKVADFGLARTGPTEPDQSQIETGVRGTAGYVDPEYLRTNHLTIKSDVFSYGILLLEILSGRRPIEVRRGSRERITVRWAFEKYNRGNVTDILDPMLTEAVNEDILNKIFEVAFQCVAPTRDDRPPMKEVVERLWKIRRDFAKTRRRAEATLN